The DNA window AAATCTATTAATTATATTGCTACAACAGACTCTGTTTCTATGATGTGATGGTGTTGGACTAGCATACAGAGTCCAACACTATCACTTATAAATCAAACACTTTCACACcacagactatatatatatatatatatatatatatatatatatatacctttgGCTCTGCCAAACCTGGATGATTGGgggggttttgctttgttcttgttttttgcttATTCGCAGCCGGATTCCCAGAAATAGACTGCTCTGAGGTAAAGCGCAGGCCCGTAGGCACAAGATTCTGGTTCTGTCCCCAGCAAATATGGACTTTCAGGCCAGTTTAGGCTACACAACACTCTTGTCTCTAAAAAGGGTTAGTGGTGCAggctgtaaggattcaggcattgtgctggcctgcccctgtcacctggcagaatgcactcaggcagtgccctggtcagcccagggttcccgGTTGTGTAGTATgcaggcaggtgcaaaggacccctttaaaagaaagacccctgcccacttacactttctgctcttttccagctctctttctgctccctcttcccgctgttcccctggggcagacaggacttttcctgtctccgtcttcccttctgtcctctctgtgtctctttccctcttttctctttccttccccctccatcccctttctaagctctgtctgcttggTGTGTTTGTCACCCTCACCAgccatggaatccgccatggTCCCCCATGCAAGGTCCCCTTAAGCTTTATCCTAACACAGGCCAGTTCAGCCAATTATTTTACGGACCTGACTTTGGATgctcagcactcacataaaagtcACATAAAAGCACCCTTAATCCTAAGAGAGTGGAGGGTAATGCCCGTGGATGGAAACAGGATTCCCGGGGCTTGGTTGCCAGACTGCCTTGCagaaacagtgagttccaggttcagtgagagactgtctcaaaatcgaaggcagagagtgactgaggaaaacCCTCGTGTCAACCTCTGTCGTCTCTACATATGCACAcccatgtacaccacacacacacacagatttgtTCATGAATAAGCACCACATCCATAAACatgaaaactttaaattaaacgacaaaaataattttaaaagacttatttacaAATAcgtttattttttacatattagCATAAATAAATAGTTTCCTTTAGGAAACTTTGATGACTGGTTTCTTGATAGCACCTGCCCAGCAGTTTGCTAATGCTAACCAATGAATTATATAAAGTGTTGTCTGAGCCATGCTCACAATAAATACTGAGTCCAGTCAGGGACAGGGTGTGGAGAGAATACTGGAAGAGGGGGGCCCTGTGCTCAGGCCCCATGAGATATAGCAGCTTGGGATCTCAGCGACCAGGGGTCATAAGAAGGGTGGCAGCACATGACATTATCGTATGGATGGCAATTCCTGTGGGGTGTCAGTTGGCACAAGGAAGAGCACAAAGCTGGTGATAGCAGTCTGGGAGAGCTCCCAGTCTTTGTATGCCTCCTGAGCTCCATACAGATAGGCTCGCAGATTCACACTGAGGCGGTCGTCAGCCTTCAGGGGTATCAGATGACTCCAGGAGCCTTCCACTAAGTTGGTCTCCATGGAGCAAGGGAATAGGTCCACAGTCAGGGCCAAGTTGTCAGGGCGCTCTATCGGGGGATTCAGTTGCAGAACAAGAGAGACCTGACCCCGCACCTTGCGGTCTGTGTTTTTTAACACAGGCCTGAGCTTCAGTTGCAAAATCACATAGTAGAGCCCACTTTCGTTCACCACCAACTCGTTTGTGACGTTGTCGTACCTCAGACCCTGGAGCGGTTTTGAGATCCCAGCTCCTTCTTGGCTATGCCACTTCAGGATCCTATTGGGCTCCAGCTTTACTTCTAGAAAAAGAACAGTGAGTTGCTGAGAGTAGTGGGGCATGGAGAGGTGGgaccatgggggtgggggacagaacagaaggaaattgaaggagggagggagagaggctaCCTAGAAGGGATATAATCCAAGAAAGTGGGGGATAGGGAAGAGGGGTCTAGAGCAAAGATGCAGGCAAGCTCCAGGGAGGAGGTGAGCCAAGAGAGCTATTGCGGGGGGAGGGGgtaagaggagaagaggagaaagggagaaatcaggggaggagggcaggggatGAGCAAAACAGGGAAGGGAGGATTCCAGGAGGGCGAAGGAAGAGTGGAGAAGACCGGGAATTTAGAGACTAGGGCTGGGCTCAAGAGGAAGGGTGTTCGCCTAAAGCCCCAGGTTCATCCGGGTAGAAGGATGGCCAGCCTCAGTTACAAAATGATTTTGAGGAAAGCCTCGGCTACGtgcaaggaagggagggaggaaagaagagggggaaggagatgggggagggagatcTCCCAGAGCCAGGTTGGGGGTGAGAAGTCCCAATTCCCTGAGGAACCAGGTGAGGTCACAAGGGTGACAGCTGGTGACCTTTGTTCAACTTCTCTGCGGGGCCGCTGGGAATACTTACCCTCTTTAGCCTGAAGAATGGCGAACACGGAAGACCCCTAGGAAGAAAGAAGAATAGAAGTAAAGGCTCCCCTACATACTAAAGAGGCCGGTGGGGATTCATAGGCACCAGGGCACATTGGGGTGCCCTTCAACTTTGAATGGAGGAAAGCCCGGGGGACCTAGCGGGGCTGTAGGGAAATGCCGCGCACCGTCGTCGGCCACCCCGCGGTCCGATATCTACATAGGACGTTCAAGACGCAAAGGAGTCTTCTCTGAGTGCGAGATGGAGAAGGGACGCTTCAAGCATGGCGGGGGCACGTTAGGGCAGAGGAATACTTTCAGAAGGTAAGAAAGGGTGCCCCAGGGATGGGACGTGACTCACCTGCCCTGTAGCCTTCGGGCAGCTATTTCGAGGAACAGGAGTGACCGTCAGGTTTGAAGGCTTCTCTGAGTTCCCCGGGGTAGGCGAGGTGGTGACTGTGAGAGCCGGCCGGGTCGGGATGCGGGTGAAGAGGGCGATCGGAACACAGACAACCCCGAGCAGCAACATCAAGGCGCCTACCCAGTAGAGCAGCTGACAGCGGAAACACGAGTGCGGGGCGGACAGCAACGCGGCCTCGGGGTCTTGAACATTAACCCTGGGGTCTGCAGCATCCTCAGTGCTCTCAACATCCGCTGGACGCACTGTTTCTGCGAGGAGCGCAGCAACCGCAGGCAGCGCAGCATCCGCAGGGCGCACAGTAACTGAGGGATGCCTAGCATCCCGCGTGCTCTGGTCCATGGCCATGGTCAGGCAGTGCTTGTCTCCCGTCTGTGCCCGCGCTTTATAGGGGAGGCGCCTTTTCCGGGGAGGAGAGTGGAGGACTGCTGCGGGGTTCCCGGGCTTCTAGCTCCGCCCCTCGACTCCGGgaactttctcccttcctcctctctagtCCCTCCCAAGTGTCCAGGCCCTCTATCTGgtcccttcttctccttcttcttctccttcttcttcttcttcttcttcttcttctccttcttcttctccttcttcttcttcttcttttctcttctctttctcctcctctttctctgcgaacgagcgtgcgtgcgtgcgtatgtgtgtgtgtatgtgtgtgtgtgtgtgtgtgtgtgtgtgtgtgtttcctttttattaacaCTGGCACATTAAACAGTTGTTTATATATTGGGGACCATGTGATGTCGGGGTCTACTCCCTCCCTGACCTCGGCTGGATCTACAGTCTCTTTCCGTCCTTCTCTGTTACGAGGTTTGGGTGCAGGACGGAGACCACCCTGTCTGAAGATCCTTGATTCTCTCGGTCTCTGGCTCTTCAGTTCCgttttcctgtctctgactctcaaaCCTATgtctctttccctgtctttcttgCTCCCCTCTCTTCCAACCCATAGCTCTCCATCCCTGGAATGCCCCCAGGATTCTAAATTCAGGAGAGGACTCTAAGAATCACCGTCTCCCCACCACCCCAGAGGAACCCCACCCAGCCTCTTCTTCCCCAGGACCCCGGGGCCTTTCCTGGCCTGTCCCCACCCACCCTCTTGGGGCTTCCTGTCAGGAACCTCTTAGGACCCCAGAAGCAGAAGGCTGGAGAGTCCAGATAGAGAAATTCCCTCCTAGGCCAGGGACACGTTTTCGATTTCCCATTCTTTCATTGCTCTTGCCTGAGGTGGAGGCGGAGGGAGGCCCGGAACAGCAGAAAAGgcccctaaaagaggaaatgagaggtAATCGCTCTGGGGACAAACTCCTCAATGTCTTGATCTGGTGAGAAGACTAGCAAGTAATGGTATAACCACCTGGCCTGGtgacctcagttcagttccctGGACCTTCTTGGTGGAAAGAGAACTACAGCCACAAAACTGTCCTGCAAATGTCCTTTGAACACTACATACcagaaggtggtggtggcacatgcctttaatcccagcctggtctacagagtggtgttccaggacagccggggctacacagagaaacacagtctaaaaaaaaaaaaaaaagaaaagaaggaaggaagaaaatagaaaatgtaatttgaaaaataattaagcCCTGATATGCTTAATTGACTGTAATCAACAGGGACCAGACCATTTACCTCAGCTCCAACCTGCAAGAAACAACTATGAAATTGGgagtttttgttttaacatagGGTCTGGTGTACCATAGGCCATCCTCAAACCCACTAGACAGCCTAGGATAACTGAACTTCTGACCTCCTGAGAGTTGGGATGCAGGTATTCACAGGTATGCACCCTCACACCCAGTTCCCTCGGTGTTGGTCAGCTGATTTTCATACTAGGAAGGGAACTCACTGAGTCCCCTGCCCCAGCATGGGAGAAGCTTAGGGAGCCCTCTCTGGAACCACCAAcccactccttcctttcttccatttgatCCTGCATCAGCTTCACTGgggaattacaaaaaaaaaactcagcgGGGGAGGGGGGTGAGTATTAGCAAGATACAAAACACTTGTGTGAAGACTCCACCCCACAGAGCAGCCATGGCTGCTGGGCACCCACAGTGATTCAGTTGTGGGAGCTCTGGCCCTCGGACACTTACAGTCAATCTCCTGACCACCTCTGTCTGCTGGATGCTCACCCTATTCATACCTACGTGACTCTTGAACATAGGGGCCCCTCTCTGCCTGGAATATTCTCCCCCTTCCAACCTCTGCTGCATAGTGAGGGCATTGTCTCATCCTGGTTTATATCTCAGTTGTCATCGCAGTGAGGAAAAATGACAGATGGAGACTTTCCCTGTCTCTGACTATAACGTCTTCCAAACCACTGTGTGAAGAAGGCTTCCAGCCCACAGATTCATCACCCACATCACCAAGGAATTGGAATCGTCATCCTGACCCAGCTAAAAAACTAACTCCACTCCCTCCGCTAGCTCACCTTTCTCTCCTGCAAAGCTGGAAAGTGCCTTTATACTCCCAGGGAAATTGGAAAATTGGTGGAGTTTCtggacagaaaacacacacacaaagggagagacagagaaaaggttCATATAATTTAGAACAAGCTGTGCTTAGTGGTGTGAACTTCTGAACCCAgttttcaggaagctgaggctgaaGGGTTGGaggttcaaaaccagcctgggctacctggaaAGATACCGTCTCAAAACAAATGGGGGGGGTCAGGAATCAtggtactcaggaggtagaggcagaactcttgttagttcaaggccagcctggactacataatgatggaccagccagggttatatagtgagaaccaccaccaccccaaaaaggaaataaaacttcAATATTGAAATTAATTTGCTTTTTGACACAGGCTCTCATGTAACCAAGACTAGCCTGAAACTCCCTATGCAGTCAGAGATAACCctctgatccctctgcctccacctccagagtgctagtgacacacaggtctgtgccaccatgcctggtgtgtGAAGTGCTGGGGCTGCAACCTAGGGCTTCAtggatgctaggcaagtaccAAATGAGCTACCCCCAGCCGCTGAATATTGaaacacacgcacatacacacacacacacacacacacacacacacacacacacacaccacacacatacacacacactcacacacacatacacactcacacacacacacacaccacatacacacacactcaccacatacacacacactcacacacacacatacacacacacaccacacacacaccacacacacaccacacaccacacacacacacacatacactcacaacacacacaacacaccacacacacacaccacacaccacacatacacacaccacacatacacactcacacacacacacaccacacacatacacaccacacacacacacatacacactcacacaccacacatacacacacactcacacacacacatacacacacacaccacacacatatcacacacaccacacaccacacacacacacacacacacacacacacacatacacaccacacacggTGCTGTTCAGCACCTGCCCCACACCTGTCCCACCATGTAGGATCCAAATACCAAAAAACTGCTCCAGAGAACCTGACTTTGAAGAAGAAAGATTTAACATCTCAACTCCTGAACAGCATCTGCCAAGCACCCAGACTCTGGGCCAATCTGTTAACAATTaaaaccacagcccacagccaAGTATTGCCTAAGATGTTGTCTAGAAGCGGGGAGGGAGCATCTAGGTCTCCAATAACGCAGATGACAGAACCCCGCCCTTGAAAACCTACGTTAACCACGCCAATGAGCCTTTATTTTTGGCACAAGGTTGCCCTGTTGCCTTGACCATCCttcctcagcatcccaagtgtgTGTGCAGGATGATAAGTGTGTGTTGCCACTCCCAGCTCCATGGGAACTTTATGCTGGCAACCTCTACCACTCACCATGACTGCCTCTGTTTATTAATTACTTTGC is part of the Cricetulus griseus strain 17A/GY chromosome 5, alternate assembly CriGri-PICRH-1.0, whole genome shotgun sequence genome and encodes:
- the Tnfsf9 gene encoding tumor necrosis factor ligand superfamily member 9; this encodes MAMDQSTRDARHPSVTVRPADAALPAVAALLAETVRPADVESTEDAADPRVNVQDPEAALLSAPHSCFRCQLLYWVGALMLLLGVVCVPIALFTRIPTRPALTVTTSPTPGNSEKPSNLTVTPVPRNSCPKATGQGSSVFAILQAKEEVKLEPNRILKWHSQEGAGISKPLQGLRYDNVTNELVVNESGLYYVILQLKLRPVLKNTDRKVRGQVSLVLQLNPPIERPDNLALTVDLFPCSMETNLVEGSWSHLIPLKADDRLSVNLRAYLYGAQEAYKDWELSQTAITSFVLFLVPTDTPQELPSIR